From the genome of Delphinus delphis chromosome 8, mDelDel1.2, whole genome shotgun sequence, one region includes:
- the PATE1 gene encoding LOW QUALITY PROTEIN: prostate and testis expressed protein 1 (The sequence of the model RefSeq protein was modified relative to this genomic sequence to represent the inferred CDS: substituted 1 base at 1 genomic stop codon) — protein sequence MDNSLLLGLPILLCCFRGESLRLTVGETSVXDPLSLRLPYSLAQIIEIIQCRMGHLQFPGEKCSRGKGICTATMEEACTTGRIFRNDGTPWLTFRGCLKNCANVNNIKWSVYLVNFRCCRSCDLCNEDL from the exons ATGGACAACTCCCTCCTGCTAGGACTCCCCATCCTCCTCTGCTGCTTTAGAGGTGAGTCCCTACGGTTGACAGTTGGAGAGACGT CAGTGTGAGACCCTCTCTCACTTCGACTTCCCTACTCTCTGGCCCAAATTATAGAAATTATTCAGTGTAGGATGGGCCACCTCCAGTTTCCAGGAGAGAAGTGTTCCAGAGGCAAAGGAATATGTACTGCAACAATGGAAGAGGCTTGCACAACTGGGAGGATTTTCAGAA ATGATGGTACACCCTGGTTAACCTTTAGGGGCTGCCTAAAGAACTGTGCTAATGTGAACAATATAAAATGGAGTGTCTATCTGGTGAACTTCAGGTGCTGCAGGAGCTGTGACTTGTGCAATGAAGACCTCTAG